A genomic region of Papaver somniferum cultivar HN1 chromosome 7, ASM357369v1, whole genome shotgun sequence contains the following coding sequences:
- the LOC113294946 gene encoding protein FAR1-RELATED SEQUENCE 5-like, whose translation MAWGEDEKSFAYLHWFTKQLSETNPGSRVVLETDGGQKFVRLFIAFGACICGFNYCRPLLFMDAAHLKSKYLGHLMAATGPNGDNGNVLKLFSTDANWKWFMEHLREVISPQRQLTFVSDRGSGLVNQIPVVFPGAYHGWCYWHMTNNVNACLPKSAKTYTNYVLKLFEKCAYANTHVEFKESWYNLMLEEREMPIIVMVDKIRLKLMEMMCTRREESVTLFDWRGVVSKNGN comes from the exons ATGGCATGGGGAGAGGATGAGAAGTCATTTGCTTACTTGCATTGGTTTACAAAGCAATTGTCTGAAACCAATCCTGGATCCCGTGTTGTTTTGGAAACTGACGGGGGTCAAAAGTTTGTGAGATTGTTCATTGCCTTCGGAGCATGTATCTGTGGATTTAATTACTGTCGGCCCTTGCTATTCATGGATGCAGCACATTTGAAGAGTAAATATCTCGGTCACCTGATGGCAGCAACAGGACCAAACGGGGATAATGGTAATGTTCTTAAACTTTTTTCT ACTGATGCGAACTGGAAATGGTTTATGGAGCATCTCAGGGAAGTGATTTCTCCTCAAAGACAACTTACAtttgtgagtgatcgaggtaGTGGTTTAGTCAACCAAATCCCCGTCGTTTTTCCAGGTGCATATCATGGGTGGTGCTACTGGCACATGACAAACAATGTTAATGCATGCTTGCCTAAGTCAGCCAAGACATATACCAATTATGTGTTAAAGTTGTTTGAAAAATGTGCATATGCGAATACACATGTAGAGTTTAAGGAGAGTTGGTATAACTTGATGCTG GAAGAGAGGGAGATGCCTATTATTGTCATGGTTGATAAAATACGACTGAAGCTTATGGAAATGATGTGCACTCGTCGTGAAGAATCCGTGACATTGttcgattggcgaggagttgtgtccAAAAATGGAAATTGA
- the LOC113294947 gene encoding uncharacterized protein LOC113294947 yields the protein MQKKPSLHSYWPVDARAAERYTAEMFAYFQIEYKETLDLILENVYQDGPLCTYMVTSFKFSYCTPTKCMISHPNTCLVVGDAKNGVGIEEPGMTVQGNSGFSSLRYSDLTHTALSLSMKGTSTETSTAFTRKLLTGILGELDDFLKSSQDGQTKKINDVTSVRNENDLGEQRIQLPGQIAAEGERTNNIFENVQSDQLVPIHLLSSFSSNNSQLIFSNVKISFTTSSKTLRVQCLKRSVRTGKQRYPSEKKKLRRIKRENPISEIENKDEGFWRLSKLGVVVHKDPGKDYLGICDGLLEAIAKVLEFPVSTMLPAEPFTVVRKSFDARKLLKEPKFVYTMDMEVKKLLDLEPRTWDFISQLEPKVGLIEHLLQERDSGDLISVINNAKKNHNLQTKTKPKIAVVGSGPAGLFASLVLAELGADVTLIERGQAVERRGRDIGALVVRRILQTESNFCFGEGGAGTWSDGKLVTKIGRNSDSVMAVMKTLVHFGAPENILVDGKPHLGTDRLIPLLRNFRQHLQDLGVTIKFGTRVDDLLVENEQVVGVRVSDATNELHADSQNLRYDAVVLAVGHSARDVYEMLVPYNVRMVPKDFAVGLRVEHPRELINKIQYSALATEVRKGRGKVPVADYKVVKYVDNVNNGETTKSRETSRSCYSFCMCPGGQVVLTSTNPSELCINGMSFSRRSSKWANAALVVTVTSKDFDALNLHGPLAGVEFQREFERRAAAMGGGSFVVPGQTVEDFLNNKLSETSLPSSSYRLGVKAAKLHELFPTHVTEALQHAISMFERELPGFISRDGLLHGVETRTSSPIQISRDGNTYESASLKGLYPIGEGAGYAGGIVSAAVDGLYAGFAVAQNLGLYEGGIESVLGKAQKSTGIVKY from the exons ATGCAAAAGAAACCAAGTCTGCATAGTTATTGGCCAGTAGATGCTCGAGCAGCAGAACGTTACACAGCAGAAATGTTTGCGTATTTCCAAATCGAATATAAGGAAACTTTGGATCTCATTCTGGAAAATGTTTATCAAGATGGACCATTATGTACATACATGGTAACATCATTTAAATTTTC ATATTGCACACCAACCAAGTGTATGATCTCCCATCCCAATACCTGTTTAGTCGTTGGAGATGCGAAAAATGGTGTTGGTATTGAAGAGCCTGGGATGACAGTTCAAGGTAATAGTGGGTTTTCTAGCCTCAGGTACAGTGACTTGACACATACGGCTCTATCTTTATCCATGAAAGGTACAAGCACTGAAACTTCTACTGCATTCACAAGGAAGTTACTGACTGGAATTCTAGGAGAGTTGGATGATTTTTTAAAATCCAGTCAAGATGGTCAAACAAAAAAGATTAACGACGTTACAAGTGTGCGCAATGAAAATGACCTTGGGGAACAAAGAATCCAACTTCCG GGACAAATTGCGGCGGAAGGTGAAAGAACTAACAATATTTTCGAAAATGTCCAGTCTGATCAG CTCGTACCAATTCATCTTCTATCTTCTTTCTCATCTAACAATTCTCAATTGATATTCTCAAACGTCAAAATCTCATTTACAACTTCTTCTAAAACCCTAAGGGTTCAATGCTTAAAAAGGTCTGTAAGGACAGGAAAACAAAGATATCcatcagagaagaagaaactccGAAGAATAAAGAGAGAAAACCCAATTTCTGAAATTGAAAATAAAGATGAAGGTTTTTGGAGGTTATCTAAACTTGGAGTTGTTGTTCATAAGGATCCTGGTAAAGATTATCTTGGTATATGTGATGGTCTTCTTGAAGCCATTGCTAAAGTCCTGGAATTCCCG GTTTCTACCATGTTGCCGGCAGAACCATTTACTGTTGTGCGGAAGTCTTTTGACGCCAGAAAG TTGTTGAAGGAGCCCAAATTCGTATATACTATGGACATGGAGGTTAAaaagctcttggatttggaaccTCGTACATGGGACTTCATCTCTCAGCTAGAACCGAAAGTGGGGCTCATAGAGCATCTGCTTCAAGAAAGAGATTCTGGTGATTTGATAAGTGTAATAAACAATGCTAAGAAGAACCATAACcttcaaaccaagacaaagccaaaAATTGCTGTGGTGGGAAGTGGGCCAGCAGGTCTGTTTGCTTCGCTTGTGCTCGCAGAACTTGGTGCAGATGTTACCTTAATAGAAAGGGGTCAAGCAGTTGAAAGAAGAGGGCGTGATATTGGTGCCTTGGTGGTTCGTCGGATTCTTCAGACGGAAAGCAATTTTTGCTTTGGGGAG GGTGGTGCAGGTACCTGGAGTGATGGAAAATTGGTCACTAAAATAGGAAGGAACAGTGACAGTGTGATGGCA GTTATGAAAACTCTTGTTCACTTTGGAGCTCCAGAAAATATCTTAGTCGATGGGAAACCTCACTTGGGAACGGATAGGTTGATTCCACTTTTACGCAATTTCCGGCAACACCTACAAGATCTAGGC GTTACTATCAAGTTTGGCACAAGAGTTGATGATCTGCTTGTAGAAAACGAACAGGTTGTCGGAGTCAGAGTTTCTGATGCAACAAATGAATTGCATGCTGATAGCCAAAATTTGAGATATGATGCAGTTGTTCTAGCCGTAGGGCATTCTGCTCGTGATGTTTATGAAATGCTTGTTCCTTATAATGTGCGCATGGTTCCCAAAGATTTTGCA GTTGGGTTGCGGGTTGAGCATCCTCGAGAATTAATAAACAAGATCCAG TACTCTGCATTGGCTACTGAAGTTCGCAAAGGACGTGGAAAAGTACCAGTTGCAGACTATAAAGTTGTCAAGTATGTTGATAACGTAAACAACGGGGAAACCACTAAATCAAGGGAAACAAGTCGTAGTTGTTATTCCTTCTGCATGTGCCCAGGAGGACAG GTTGTTCTCACCAGTACAAATCCATCAGAACTCTGTATCAATGGTATGTCATTTTCTCGCCGCTCGTCCAAATGGGCAAATGCAGCACTTGTTGTCACTGTCACATCAAAGGACTTTGATGCTTTGAATCTCCATGGGCCTCTTGCTGGAGTTGAGTTTCAG AGGGAATTCGAGAGAAGAGCAGCCGCAATGGGAGGGGGAAGTTTTGTTGTGCCTGGGCAGACAGTCGAAGATTTTCTTAATAACAAACTATCAG AAACCTCTTTGCCATCATCAAGTTATCGGCTGGGAGTGAAAGCAGCGAAACTCCATGAATTGTTCCCCACTCATGTCACAGAGGCTTTACAGCATGCAATCTCAATGTTTGAAAGAGAG TTACCGGGCTTTATTTCAAGAGACGGGCTTCTTCATGGAGTCGAG ACGAGGACAAGCTCTCCTATTCAGATTTCTCGTGATGGAAATACCTATGAGAGTGCATCATTGAAAGGATTATATCCTATTGGAGAAGGTGCTGGTTATGCTGGTGGGATTGTAAGTGCTGCTGTTGATGGCTTATATGCTGGCTTTGCTGTGGCCCAAAACTTAGGTCTTTATGAGGGCGGAATAGAGTCAGTTTTGGGGAAGGCTCAGAAGAGCACTGGAATTGTCAAGTACTGA